The genomic window AGCTATTTGATGGGAATCTTTTGGCTTTAGGCTAAATCTTAGAAAATTTTCCTAACCTAATCGAAGTAAAAATGTTTGCTAATTATCTATTTCCTATTTTTGATTTATTAATGAGCAAAACCACTACCTATACTATCTCTAAACTTCCACTTGATGTTAGGTTTGCTAACAAAGTAACGAGTATAGATTTTACACCGTACACCCAAAAAGAAACTTTAAGCAGGTTATATCAAGAAAGTGCTACAATAGTAATAAAAATTAAAACCGACTACAGAAACCACTATCAAAAAGAGCTTAAAATAAAAAATGCTTCATTTATTGCCGAAATTTGGGGACATTTAGCTGCCTATCGCCTGGCACTGTGGATGCAGCGAAACATTAAATTATGGCCTGTACAAAAGCTTGCAAAGTTTGTAGCTTTTAGAAGCGGCGTGATAGATTGCGGCGAGGGTAGTGTAGACACCAATCGTTGGTTTTGGGATATATTGGCCAGACTATTTTTTAGTAAGTACAAATAGCTGAAGATTCTAAACTACCAAAAACATGAACTTTTCAACAAAACAAAATTGAGCTTTTTAACAAAGCAGTATTCGGTTTTTATGTAGACTTTTGTGATATAAATTAATCATCTATTGATGAAAAGAATCCTAAAAATACTTAAAGCAACTATGATATTCTTTATAAGTTTAGCCCTAATATTGGCTATTTCTACCTATTTCTATATGCGCCTACCCAAATTTGGCAAAGCGCCCAGCGGCAAACGTTTAGCGCTTGTACAACAATCTCCCAACTATAAAGATGGCAAGTTTCAAAATTTTCACTACACGCCAGATTTAACGGAAGGCTATTCGATGCTGGGCATTATGTTCGATATGTTTTTTAAAACCCATCCGAGAAGGAAACCTGTAGACAGCATTCCATCGGTAAAAACAGATTTATTGAATTTACCTGTAGACTCTAATGTGTTGGTTTGGTTTGGGCATTCCTCTTACTTTATGCAAATTGAGGGTAAACGTTTCTTGGTAGACCCTGTATTTAGCGGCAATGCTTCTCCTATTCCAGGCACTACCAAATCTTTTAAAGGTGCAGATATTTACAGTGTGGCCGATTTGCCCAACATCGATTACTTAGTGATTAGCCACGACCACTATGATCATTTAGACTACGAAACGATTATCGCCCTAAAAAATAAAGTAGGCAAGGTAATTTGTGGCTTGGGCGTGGGCGAACATTTTGAATATTGGGGATATGCTCCACAAAATTTAATTGAAAAAGATTGGCATGAAAAAGTGGATTTAGGCAATGGTTTCGTTTTAAACACCGTTCCGGGCAGGCATTTTTCTGGCCGCGGATTTAAACGAAACAACACTTTGTGGACTTCTTACCTACTGGAAACACCTAAGGGTAAGATATTTATTGGTGGCGATAGCGGCTACGATACACACTTTGTGGAGATTGGCAACAAGTTTGGCCCTATTGATTTGGCTATTTTGGAAAACGGCCAGTACAATGTAGCTTGGCAGGCCATACATACCCTACCGCAAGAAACAGTACAGGCAGCGAAAGATTTAAAAGCGAAACGGTTTTTCCCGGTACATTCGTCTAAATTTATGTTAGGCATGCACCCATGGGACGAACCTTTAAACGAAGTAAGTAAAATAAATAATGGCGAAATCCCGATAGTTACGCCTATGATTGGCGAAGTAGTTAACCTAAACAACGAAAATCAAGTATTTACACAATGGTGGAGAGGAGTTAAATAATGGAAATTAAAGGCATTGAAATTACTTCTTGCTACATTGGGCCAGAAATTTCTCCCGAACATTTTATACCCGAGCACTTGTTTATGTTTTTGGCCAAAGGCGATGTTTCTGGCTATGATGGTCATCAAAAATATACCATGAAAAGCGGCGAATACTGCTTGGTTAGGAAAAACCATTTGGCAAGATACACCAAGCAAGAAGACAATGGCGCTTTTGATAAAGTGGTGGTGGTATTTGATGAAGATTTTTTACAGCAGTTTCAGCAAAAACATCAAATTAAAAGGACTGGAAAAGCAGCCAAAGGGGCTTTTTACGAACTTACTAAAACAGCATTGGTGCCCAACTTTGTAAGCTCACTGATGCCTTACTACAATGGTTCTCACCAAATAGATGGCGCTTTTGAGCAAGTAAAAAAGGAAGAGTTACTGTTAATTCTGTTGCAGACCAATGCAGATTTGGTAAATGTACTCTTTGATTTTGGTATCCCAGAAAAAATAGACCTAGAGATTTTTATGAACCATAACTACAAATTTAACGTGGGTATGGAACGTTTTGCCTATTTAACTGGCCGCAGTTTATCGTCTTTTAAAAGAGATTTTGTGAAGATTTTTTCTGAAACTCCCAATCGTTGGCTAATTAAGAAAAGATTGAAAGAGGCGCATTTCCTTATCCAAAAGAAAAAACAAAAACCTACAGAAATTTACCTCGATTTGGGCTTCGAGGATTTGTCTCATTTTTCTTTTGCCTTTAAAAAGTTGTTTGGCTATGCACCTACCAAGTTGGCGGAGTAGGATTTTATCCTATAAATGAAAGCGTCCTAAACCTTCATCGTTTAAGAGCGCTTTCTTCATTACCTTTCTATTTCTGTTTATCTACAATGCTTTTTACCAGTTCATTGATATAAACTTCAATGTTATCGTAAGCGGTGCTTAAATCTCTGCCATTAGCATTTGCCTTATTGGGGTCTAGCTTTTTACTGATTTCCCATTCATCTGGCATGCCATCGCCATCGGTATCTTTTGGTGCCGGCAATGTGGCAAGAAGCGGCCAACCGCCAACATCTGCTGGACGATCTATGATGCCAAATCTACTCAACGCATCGCCACTAGAGCCATCTGCGGTGTAAGTTTTGTTTGTAACATGGTTGATGATCCGCTGGTCTACCGCATCTCTTTTAAAACTAGCACCGCCAATTTCCAATATTTTAGCATAGGCAATTTCGGCGCTGTGGGTAGTAACGTTGTTGTTTATTTCGAGTGGAGCATTTAATTTCATTGCGGCCTTGTCTTGCGCAGAAACAGTTCCGTATTGCGAATGAAATTGGTTGTATACTCCGTAAGTCCAATTGTCGTTGGTTACATTTGCTCTGCCCTCCACCACGTTACCGCTAATGAAAAACTTGCCCCATTTGTCGTAAACCGCTGCTGTAGGTTCCTTATTTTTATCAATGGAGAAAATTCTATCGATAGTACCACTTTTGGTTGCCGGCCCTGGTTTGTAGTAGTTATTAACGATGTTGATATTCATAGCTTCGCCGCCGTAGGTACTGTTGTTGCCCCAATTATACACCACATTGTTGCGGTAATCTACCAAATCGGTTAGTGCATAAGCACTGTTTGCCCGCTCGCCAAAACGTGGGTTACGGCTATCGTGGTTAGCCAATAAATTGTGATGGAAAGATGCGTTTTTACCACCCCAAATACCTCCGTAACCATGTGCGCCTTTGCCATGTGCAGAGTTTCTTAAACTTTCTGAAATGATGCACCATTGTAGGGTAAAGTTGTCGTTATTGTAGAACGACACACACTCATCAACCGACCAGCTCATAGAGCAGTGGTCTACCATGATATCTCTGGATTCAAAAGCGCCAATGGCATCGGCTTCTACGCCACCCTCATCGCCCATTCTAAAGCGCATAAAGCGGATAATGACATTGCTTCCCTGAATAACAACTGGATGTTTTTTTAAGGTAATACCATCGCCGGGCGCAGTTTGCCCAGCAATGGTAATATCGTTGTTGATGATTACTAAACGACTGTTTAACTCGATAGTGCCACTAATTTCGAAAATTACAATTCTTTTCCCCGAAGCTTCTACGGCAGCCCGTAAACTTCCCAAACCCGAATCATTTAAATTGGTTACTTTAATTACACGGCCGCCGCGGCCGCCAGTAACATCCTTGCCAAAGCCCTCGGCTCCGGGAAAAGCCAATGGCTGCTCGGTAACTAATATCGGTTTGG from Pedobacter sp. SL55 includes these protein-coding regions:
- a CDS encoding pectate lyase, with the protein product MFCKKKTVKNDDTIDPAPKPILVTEQPLAFPGAEGFGKDVTGGRGGRVIKVTNLNDSGLGSLRAAVEASGKRIVIFEISGTIELNSRLVIINNDITIAGQTAPGDGITLKKHPVVIQGSNVIIRFMRFRMGDEGGVEADAIGAFESRDIMVDHCSMSWSVDECVSFYNNDNFTLQWCIISESLRNSAHGKGAHGYGGIWGGKNASFHHNLLANHDSRNPRFGERANSAYALTDLVDYRNNVVYNWGNNSTYGGEAMNINIVNNYYKPGPATKSGTIDRIFSIDKNKEPTAAVYDKWGKFFISGNVVEGRANVTNDNWTYGVYNQFHSQYGTVSAQDKAAMKLNAPLEINNNVTTHSAEIAYAKILEIGGASFKRDAVDQRIINHVTNKTYTADGSSGDALSRFGIIDRPADVGGWPLLATLPAPKDTDGDGMPDEWEISKKLDPNKANANGRDLSTAYDNIEVYINELVKSIVDKQK
- a CDS encoding MBL fold metallo-hydrolase, with protein sequence MKRILKILKATMIFFISLALILAISTYFYMRLPKFGKAPSGKRLALVQQSPNYKDGKFQNFHYTPDLTEGYSMLGIMFDMFFKTHPRRKPVDSIPSVKTDLLNLPVDSNVLVWFGHSSYFMQIEGKRFLVDPVFSGNASPIPGTTKSFKGADIYSVADLPNIDYLVISHDHYDHLDYETIIALKNKVGKVICGLGVGEHFEYWGYAPQNLIEKDWHEKVDLGNGFVLNTVPGRHFSGRGFKRNNTLWTSYLLETPKGKIFIGGDSGYDTHFVEIGNKFGPIDLAILENGQYNVAWQAIHTLPQETVQAAKDLKAKRFFPVHSSKFMLGMHPWDEPLNEVSKINNGEIPIVTPMIGEVVNLNNENQVFTQWWRGVK
- a CDS encoding helix-turn-helix domain-containing protein, coding for MEIKGIEITSCYIGPEISPEHFIPEHLFMFLAKGDVSGYDGHQKYTMKSGEYCLVRKNHLARYTKQEDNGAFDKVVVVFDEDFLQQFQQKHQIKRTGKAAKGAFYELTKTALVPNFVSSLMPYYNGSHQIDGAFEQVKKEELLLILLQTNADLVNVLFDFGIPEKIDLEIFMNHNYKFNVGMERFAYLTGRSLSSFKRDFVKIFSETPNRWLIKKRLKEAHFLIQKKKQKPTEIYLDLGFEDLSHFSFAFKKLFGYAPTKLAE